Proteins from a genomic interval of Candidatus Alcyoniella australis:
- a CDS encoding Rrf2 family transcriptional regulator: MLITTRGQYGVMALIDLAMRERLEGGPVDLAVIANHLGLSRRYLDRIFGQLRRAGIVRGIRGTGGGYTLAMPADRIRLSNVLKVLEGPMVSVGCLGDGEHCPRSEVCVSRELWRELDSAIQKELDRHNLSELLQRHMDKVEHVASSASCCSKRGK, encoded by the coding sequence ATGCTGATCACCACCCGCGGCCAATACGGCGTGATGGCGTTGATCGATCTGGCAATGCGCGAGCGCCTCGAAGGCGGGCCGGTGGACCTGGCGGTGATCGCCAATCATCTGGGCCTGAGCCGACGCTATCTCGACCGGATTTTCGGCCAACTGCGGCGTGCGGGGATCGTCAGGGGGATTCGCGGTACAGGCGGAGGATACACCCTGGCAATGCCGGCCGATCGCATCAGGCTTAGCAACGTGCTCAAGGTTCTCGAGGGGCCGATGGTCTCGGTGGGCTGTCTGGGCGATGGGGAGCACTGCCCGCGTTCGGAAGTCTGCGTATCGCGCGAGCTGTGGCGCGAACTGGACTCCGCGATTCAGAAAGAACTTGACCGACACAATCTATCCGAGCTGCTCCAACGGCACATGGACAAGGTCGAGCATGTTGCAAGCTCGGCCTCATGCTGCTCCAAACGGGGCAAATAG
- a CDS encoding ThiF family adenylyltransferase, whose product MDPDGRYSRQELFKPIGVKGQRKLGRARVVVVGCGALGSNLCDKLVRAGVGNVRIIDCDRLELSNLQRQTLFDERDVEQSLPKAQAAAERLRQINSTVEIEALFQKLTSDNALELLRGADVVLDGLDNMQGRYAINHACLQLVVPWVYGGVVGANGMTMTVQPGRGPCLRCLFPAPPDQGELPTADTAGIINTIPSLIASMQVTAALRLLVDAPEQSVAGTSWLYSVDLWNGAFDRVAVRPDPDCPDCGTIGSES is encoded by the coding sequence ATGGACCCCGACGGACGCTACTCGCGGCAGGAGCTGTTCAAGCCCATCGGCGTGAAGGGACAACGCAAGCTAGGTCGCGCCCGCGTCGTGGTGGTCGGCTGCGGCGCGCTGGGCAGCAACCTTTGCGATAAGCTGGTGCGCGCCGGTGTGGGCAACGTCCGGATAATCGATTGCGATCGGCTCGAGCTGAGCAACCTCCAACGCCAGACGTTATTCGATGAGCGCGACGTGGAGCAGAGTCTGCCCAAGGCGCAGGCTGCCGCGGAAAGGCTGCGACAGATCAACTCCACGGTAGAGATCGAGGCGCTGTTCCAGAAGCTGACTTCGGATAACGCGCTTGAGCTGCTCCGTGGAGCGGATGTGGTGCTCGATGGCCTGGACAATATGCAGGGCCGTTACGCGATCAACCACGCTTGCCTGCAGCTCGTCGTCCCCTGGGTCTACGGCGGAGTGGTGGGCGCCAACGGCATGACCATGACCGTACAGCCGGGGCGCGGACCGTGCCTGCGTTGTCTGTTTCCCGCGCCCCCTGACCAAGGCGAGCTGCCCACGGCCGATACGGCGGGGATTATCAACACCATTCCCTCGTTGATCGCCTCAATGCAGGTTACAGCGGCGCTCCGGCTGCTGGTCGACGCCCCGGAGCAATCTGTCGCAGGCACGTCTTGGCTCTACAGCGTGGATCTGTGGAACGGAGCGTTCGACAGGGTGGCGGTGCGGCCCGACCCGGATTGCCCGGATTGCGGCACGATCGGGTCCGAGAGCTGA